The bacterium genome includes a region encoding these proteins:
- a CDS encoding pitrilysin family protein — protein MKHLMAVLITLMMLAEELVSAAQIVQTTLDNGLRVVIMENHAAPVATMQVYVYNAGSIYEQEYLGAGISHYCEHIIAGGSTKNHSKDEIEKIIQSIGGASNAYTSSDHTCYYISTANLYFDTVIDLLSDWILNCNFDPEEIEQEKGVILKEINMIDDDPQRMLSKIYNQTMFQRHPEHFPIIGIAELFKKLTRDDLLKYYHRMYVPQNIIVVAVGDFDSKEVLTKIEKAFADFKGNPTPPIYIESDPKQMGKRTVEKELDVKLTYLLMGFRTVTITHPDMYPLDVLACILGQGESSRLYREIKDKKQLVHSISASSFTPRYDAADFTIEATLDYSNIHQAEKSILDEIYKLKKESVLDEELEKAKTQIISEYVFANQTVQSQTNVIGRDVLHTGNPLFHEIYVENIKKVTKEDIQRVVNTYFYDDALTVAMLKPKGAKLEKTETAKEQIAVGKVEKVILDNGMTILLKQNVNVPLVYIGAYLKGGLRYENAQNNGVFNFMARMLIKGTKNRTAEQIAKQIDSIGGSINAAGSEDYFNCSLEVLKQDINLAMDIIADVLMNPVFDEEELKKEQKAILADIESLDDNWKAQSEVFFKKTFYKKSPYQFISLGTKESITNLKRQDLVDVWKRYCLPNNIILTVFGDIDPKIAKELILEKFKGWAPAEITFPEVVVEEPLSSNVEATMNTEKKQAVIFMGYSGMKVGDKDWYTMRVIDAITSGIGYPGGWLHNTLRGEELVYFVHAWNEVKQDPGYYAIQAATTVENLDKALKIIKEKQELIKNELVLDEELDRAKKACIVMEALYLKQTNSSQASLSAQYELYGLNYDWRDDLIEKINAVTKEEVKSVANKYFNNYVLTITRPN, from the coding sequence ATGAAACATTTAATGGCAGTATTGATAACCTTAATGATGTTGGCAGAAGAGTTAGTTTCTGCGGCACAGATAGTTCAAACTACATTGGATAATGGTCTGCGTGTGGTGATTATGGAAAATCACGCCGCACCTGTTGCCACAATGCAAGTTTATGTCTATAATGCCGGCAGTATCTATGAACAGGAGTATTTAGGGGCAGGAATATCACATTATTGTGAACATATCATTGCCGGTGGGTCAACAAAAAATCACAGCAAGGATGAAATCGAAAAGATTATCCAATCAATCGGCGGGGCATCTAATGCCTACACCTCATCAGACCATACCTGCTACTATATTTCTACCGCAAATCTATACTTTGATACGGTTATAGACCTTTTATCTGATTGGATTTTGAATTGTAACTTTGACCCAGAGGAAATCGAACAAGAAAAGGGGGTAATTTTAAAAGAAATAAATATGATTGACGATGACCCGCAAAGGATGTTAAGCAAAATCTATAATCAAACAATGTTTCAGCGTCATCCTGAACATTTTCCCATAATTGGCATCGCAGAATTATTTAAAAAATTAACCCGTGACGACCTTTTGAAATACTATCATCGAATGTATGTCCCTCAAAATATAATTGTTGTTGCGGTTGGTGATTTTGACTCAAAAGAGGTATTAACAAAGATAGAAAAGGCATTTGCCGATTTTAAAGGCAATCCTACTCCACCTATTTATATTGAGTCTGACCCAAAACAAATGGGGAAAAGGACAGTTGAGAAGGAATTAGATGTCAAACTTACCTATTTATTGATGGGATTTCGCACCGTGACGATTACTCATCCGGATATGTATCCGCTTGATGTCCTGGCCTGTATTTTAGGTCAAGGGGAGAGCTCAAGACTATATCGCGAAATAAAGGATAAAAAACAACTTGTTCACAGCATTTCTGCCTCATCTTTCACCCCGCGATATGATGCCGCTGACTTTACGATTGAGGCAACATTGGATTATTCTAATATTCATCAAGCAGAAAAGTCTATACTCGATGAGATTTATAAATTAAAAAAAGAATCTGTTTTAGATGAAGAACTTGAAAAGGCAAAAACACAAATAATAAGTGAGTATGTCTTTGCCAATCAAACCGTGCAAAGTCAAACCAATGTTATTGGTAGAGATGTCCTTCATACGGGTAATCCTTTATTTCACGAAATTTATGTAGAAAACATAAAAAAGGTGACGAAAGAGGACATTCAACGGGTCGTAAATACATATTTTTATGATGATGCCTTAACCGTGGCAATGCTAAAACCTAAAGGAGCAAAATTAGAGAAAACAGAAACGGCAAAAGAACAAATTGCGGTTGGAAAGGTAGAAAAGGTAATTTTGGACAACGGTATGACCATTTTATTAAAACAAAATGTAAATGTGCCATTAGTCTATATTGGTGCATATCTTAAAGGCGGACTACGGTATGAAAATGCACAAAATAATGGTGTGTTTAATTTTATGGCAAGGATGCTGATTAAAGGCACAAAAAACCGCACTGCAGAACAAATTGCTAAACAGATAGATTCGATAGGTGGAAGTATCAACGCCGCTGGTAGTGAGGATTACTTCAATTGCTCCTTAGAAGTTCTGAAACAGGATATTAACCTGGCTATGGATATAATTGCCGATGTTTTGATGAATCCTGTTTTTGACGAGGAGGAGTTAAAAAAAGAACAAAAGGCAATTTTAGCCGATATTGAGAGTTTAGACGATAATTGGAAGGCACAATCAGAGGTCTTTTTCAAAAAGACATTTTACAAAAAAAGCCCTTACCAATTTATCTCACTCGGGACAAAAGAAAGTATTACTAATCTAAAAAGGCAAGATTTGGTTGATGTCTGGAAAAGATATTGTCTGCCTAACAATATCATTCTAACTGTTTTTGGTGACATTGACCCCAAAATAGCAAAGGAATTAATATTGGAGAAATTTAAAGGGTGGGCGCCGGCAGAGATTACTTTCCCGGAAGTAGTTGTTGAAGAACCACTTTCTTCAAATGTTGAAGCGACTATGAACACGGAGAAAAAGCAGGCGGTAATCTTTATGGGCTACTCAGGAATGAAGGTCGGAGATAAGGATTGGTATACAATGCGGGTTATTGATGCCATTACCTCTGGCATTGGTTATCCTGGAGGCTGGTTACATAATACCTTGCGCGGTGAGGAATTAGTTTATTTTGTCCATGCCTGGAATGAGGTCAAACAAGACCCGGGCTATTACGCTATTCAAGCCGCCACAACGGTTGAAAATCTGGATAAGGCATTAAAAATTATCAAAGAAAAACAGGAATTAATCAAAAACGAATTAGTTTTAGATGAAGAATTAGATAGAGCAAAAAAAGCCTGCATTGTGATGGAGGCATTATACTTAAAGCAAACAAACTCATCCCAGGCATCATTATCCGCTCAATATGAACTTTATGGTTTAAACTATGACTGGCGGGATGATTTAATTGAAAAGATAAATGCTGTGACGAAGGAAGAAGTTAAAAGTGTTGCTAATAAATATTTTAACAATTATGTCCTGACTATTACTCGACCCAATTAG